The Couchioplanes caeruleus sequence GCCTGAGCGAACCGCTCCGTACTGTCGCGAAGCGCAATCTGCTCCGCAGTGAACTCGAACATCATTCCATCCCCGTGGATTTTCGACGACGGCGTAGGCATCGTCGCGATCTGCCGGCTGGATCGGATGCCGAGATGTCGGCTCACCGCCGTACGGGACCGACCTCGGCCGGGTCAGAACTTGAACGTCTGCTTCGCCTTGATCAAGGTGTCCACGAGGACCTCGCAGTCTGCGGTGCTGTGCCGGCTCGACACCCCGACACGGAGCCGGCCGGAACCCATCGGCACATGGGGATAGGTGAAGGTCGCTACCATGATCCCGTTGTCCATCAGCCAGTTGACCACGTCGACCGTCTTGTCCTCGTCGCCGATGACCACGGGAACGATATGGCTATTGGTCTTCAACAGGTTGAATCCGGCGCCCCGCAGACTGTCGGTGACGAGCGCGGTGTTGGCCTCGAGGCGCTGACGCAGCTCCGTGCCCCGCGACTCGAGCTGGTCCAGCGACGCCAGCGTGGCACCGGCGACGGCAGGGGCAGACCCACGCGAGCTCGTGTACGTGGGCGCCATGTAGCGGAGTTCGCGCTCGACCGGCTTGTCGCACAGGATGAACCCACCGATGCTGCCGAGAGCCTTGCTCATCGTGCCGACGACGACATCGATCCGGTCCGAGACGCCGTAGAGGTCGGCGGCGCCGAGACCCTGGGGCCCGACAGCTCCGAACGAGTGGGCCTCGTCGACGACGATCATCGCGTCGTACTTGTCGGCCAGCACGGCGATCTCGTCCAGCGGGGCGTAGTCGCCGTCGGCGCTGTACAGGCCGTCCACGACGATGATCCGCCGACGCTTGTGCGAGGATTCCCGGAGGATCGACTCGAGCCGCTTCATGCTGTTGTGTGGGAAGGTTCTGATCTCGGCGCCGGAGAGCTGACTGCCCATGAAGAGGCAGATGTGCGCGAGGCGGTCGTTGATCACCACGTCGTCGCTGCCGGCCAGCGTCGACACTGCCGCGATGGAGGCGGTCATCCCGGACGGGAACATGATCGCGGCCGGCTTCGAGGACATCTTGCGA is a genomic window containing:
- a CDS encoding aminotransferase class I/II-fold pyridoxal phosphate-dependent enzyme, which translates into the protein MAIKAAMSALHDTYIRWEDEERSPYFPIIEDHHGNSVSTNSHDNLLMFGSCDYLGLSQDPALKRASIDAIEKFGTNTYAAQLTCGHTRLHHDIEEKLRKMSSKPAAIMFPSGMTASIAAVSTLAGSDDVVINDRLAHICLFMGSQLSGAEIRTFPHNSMKRLESILRESSHKRRRIIVVDGLYSADGDYAPLDEIAVLADKYDAMIVVDEAHSFGAVGPQGLGAADLYGVSDRIDVVVGTMSKALGSIGGFILCDKPVERELRYMAPTYTSSRGSAPAVAGATLASLDQLESRGTELRQRLEANTALVTDSLRGAGFNLLKTNSHIVPVVIGDEDKTVDVVNWLMDNGIMVATFTYPHVPMGSGRLRVGVSSRHSTADCEVLVDTLIKAKQTFKF